The following coding sequences lie in one Maribacter forsetii DSM 18668 genomic window:
- the purL gene encoding phosphoribosylformylglycinamidine synthase, producing the protein MIHFFGEPSKKVFAVQTAKELSSEDISKLIWLFGNQPKINAASLDAFFVGPRAAMITPWSTNATEITQNMGVSGIIRIEEFNAVAEEFSGFDPMISQKYSTLNQEVFDIHIAPKPILNIEDISAFNKQEGLALNDEEVDYLENLSKKLGRKLTDSEVFGFSQVNSEHCRHKIFNGTFVIDGEEMPSSLFKLIKKTSQEFPNDIVSAYKDNVAFVKGPRVMQFAPKTADKPDFYQEKEFDSVISIKAETHNFPTTVEPFNGAATGAGGEIRDRLAGGKGSLPLAGTAVYMTAYSRLEKERPWEKGMQERDWLYQTPMDILIKASNGASDFGNKFGQPLISGSVLTFEYDEASTPFESSEDKTSASLSHRRLGYDKVIMQAGGIGYGKIEQAIKDKPETDNKIVILGGDNYRIGMGGAAVSSADTGEFSSAIELNAVQRSNPEMQKRAANAIRGMVESDENTIVSIHDHGAGGHLNCLSELVEETGGKIDLDKLPVGDPTLSAKEIIGNESQERMGLVIGKNDVDLLKRIADRERSPMYEVGDVTGDDRFTFESKTNGAKPMDLALSDMFGSSPKTVMTDSTVKRDYKNAAYSLEFFHDYLDAVLQLEAVASKDWLTNKVDRCVGGRVAKQQCVGPLQLPLNNCGVMALDFKGKEGIATSIGHSPISALIDPAAGSKNSIAESLTNLVWAPLKDGLASVSLSANWMWPCKNEGEDARLYKAVQAVSDFAIDLGINVPTGKDSLSMKQKYKDGDVISPGTVVISAAGNCSDITKVVEPVLQKGAGSIYYINLSKDNFKLGGSSFAQTRNSIGNETPTITDSAYFKTVFNTIQSLIKEDKIVAGHDVASGGLITTLLELCFADINLGAHLDLTGLGEADTIKVLFSENAGIVFQSSDDSVETILKSKNIDVKKIGTVTNEATLTVKNNGMEMGLNIESLRDTWFKTSYLLDNQQTANSLAKDRFDNYKVQPLQYKFPSSAAITLPNRSEISSRPKAAILREKGSNSEREMANAMYLAGFDVKDVHMTDLISGRENLEDIQFLGAVGGFSNSDVLGSAKGWAGAIKYNEKANTVIKNFFARPDTLSVGICNGCQLFMELDLINPEHENHGKMTYNDSHKHESNFTSVEIQKNNSVMLSSLEGSKLGVWISHGEGKFNLPQTEDKYDIVAKYGYEGYPANPNGSDFNTAMLCDKTGRHLVTMPHIERSIFPWNWAHYPTDRNDEVSPWLEAFKNAKVWIDNQK; encoded by the coding sequence ATGATTCACTTTTTTGGGGAACCTAGCAAAAAGGTTTTTGCGGTACAAACCGCTAAGGAACTATCATCTGAAGATATAAGTAAACTTATATGGTTGTTCGGCAACCAACCTAAAATAAATGCGGCGTCTCTTGACGCCTTTTTTGTTGGTCCTAGAGCCGCAATGATTACTCCTTGGAGTACCAATGCCACTGAGATTACTCAAAATATGGGAGTTTCGGGAATTATTCGGATTGAAGAATTTAATGCCGTAGCAGAAGAATTTTCAGGATTCGATCCTATGATTTCTCAGAAATACAGCACATTAAATCAAGAGGTATTCGATATTCATATAGCACCAAAACCTATTTTAAATATTGAAGATATCTCTGCCTTCAACAAACAAGAAGGCTTAGCCCTTAATGATGAAGAAGTTGATTATCTAGAAAACCTGAGCAAGAAATTAGGCAGAAAACTAACCGACTCTGAGGTATTCGGATTCAGCCAGGTAAATTCTGAACACTGTAGACACAAAATATTCAATGGCACTTTTGTCATTGACGGTGAAGAAATGCCTTCTTCGCTATTTAAGCTGATCAAGAAAACTTCTCAAGAGTTTCCAAATGATATCGTTTCTGCTTACAAAGACAATGTTGCGTTTGTAAAAGGACCTAGAGTAATGCAATTTGCTCCTAAAACTGCCGATAAACCCGATTTCTATCAAGAGAAAGAGTTTGACTCCGTTATTTCCATAAAAGCTGAAACGCACAACTTCCCTACTACAGTAGAGCCTTTTAACGGTGCCGCAACTGGTGCGGGTGGTGAAATTAGAGATAGACTAGCTGGTGGTAAAGGTTCTTTGCCTCTTGCCGGTACGGCTGTTTACATGACAGCTTACTCACGTCTAGAAAAAGAAAGACCTTGGGAAAAGGGAATGCAAGAAAGAGATTGGCTATACCAAACACCAATGGATATTCTTATAAAAGCTTCTAATGGTGCTTCTGACTTTGGAAATAAATTTGGACAGCCTCTAATTTCCGGATCGGTTCTGACGTTCGAATATGATGAAGCTTCTACTCCGTTTGAATCTTCTGAAGACAAGACTTCGGCTTCGCTCAGTCACCGTAGGCTGGGTTACGATAAAGTAATTATGCAAGCTGGTGGTATTGGGTATGGTAAAATTGAACAAGCTATTAAAGATAAGCCAGAAACAGATAATAAAATTGTAATTCTAGGTGGCGACAATTACCGTATAGGTATGGGTGGTGCCGCTGTTTCTAGTGCTGATACGGGCGAATTTAGCTCTGCTATTGAACTTAATGCCGTACAACGTTCTAATCCTGAAATGCAAAAAAGAGCTGCCAATGCCATTCGTGGTATGGTAGAAAGTGATGAAAATACCATTGTTTCTATTCATGATCACGGAGCCGGCGGCCACCTGAACTGTTTATCTGAACTTGTAGAAGAAACTGGTGGTAAAATAGATTTAGATAAGTTACCTGTTGGTGACCCTACCCTATCGGCTAAAGAAATTATAGGAAACGAATCTCAAGAACGTATGGGTCTTGTAATCGGTAAAAATGATGTAGACCTCTTAAAACGAATTGCTGACCGTGAGCGTTCACCAATGTATGAAGTTGGTGATGTTACTGGTGACGACCGTTTTACTTTTGAATCTAAAACCAACGGTGCTAAGCCTATGGATTTAGCGTTGTCCGATATGTTTGGTAGTTCTCCCAAAACAGTGATGACGGACAGTACCGTAAAACGCGATTACAAAAATGCAGCGTATTCATTGGAATTTTTCCATGATTACCTGGATGCCGTTCTTCAACTAGAAGCCGTTGCCAGTAAAGATTGGCTTACAAACAAGGTTGACCGTTGTGTTGGTGGTCGAGTTGCAAAACAACAATGTGTTGGTCCGTTACAACTACCGTTGAACAACTGCGGGGTAATGGCTTTGGATTTTAAAGGAAAAGAAGGAATTGCTACTAGTATTGGGCACTCTCCTATTTCTGCATTGATTGACCCTGCTGCAGGTAGTAAAAATAGTATTGCGGAATCATTGACCAATTTGGTTTGGGCTCCGCTTAAAGACGGATTAGCTTCTGTGTCGCTTTCTGCCAACTGGATGTGGCCTTGCAAAAATGAAGGTGAAGATGCACGACTATACAAAGCTGTACAGGCTGTATCTGATTTTGCTATCGATTTAGGTATTAACGTACCTACAGGAAAGGATTCTCTTTCCATGAAGCAAAAATATAAAGATGGTGATGTTATCTCTCCTGGTACCGTAGTAATTTCAGCTGCCGGTAACTGTAGCGATATCACTAAGGTAGTTGAGCCGGTTTTACAGAAAGGTGCTGGTTCTATTTACTACATCAACCTATCTAAAGATAACTTTAAATTAGGCGGTTCTTCTTTTGCCCAAACCAGAAATAGTATAGGTAACGAAACTCCAACTATTACTGATTCGGCTTACTTTAAAACTGTTTTCAACACCATTCAATCTTTAATAAAGGAGGATAAAATAGTTGCAGGACATGATGTTGCTTCCGGCGGATTAATTACTACGCTGTTAGAATTATGCTTTGCAGATATCAATTTAGGTGCTCATCTTGACCTTACAGGTTTAGGCGAAGCCGATACCATCAAAGTTTTGTTCTCTGAAAATGCAGGTATTGTATTTCAATCAAGTGATGATAGCGTTGAAACTATATTGAAGTCCAAGAATATTGATGTCAAAAAAATAGGAACGGTTACTAATGAAGCAACACTTACCGTTAAAAACAACGGTATGGAAATGGGACTTAATATTGAAAGCCTTCGTGACACTTGGTTCAAAACATCGTACTTACTAGATAATCAGCAGACTGCAAACAGTTTAGCAAAAGATAGATTTGATAATTATAAAGTTCAGCCTTTACAATACAAATTTCCAAGTTCAGCAGCTATAACACTACCAAACCGTTCAGAAATTTCAAGTAGACCAAAAGCAGCTATTCTACGCGAAAAAGGAAGTAATTCTGAGCGTGAAATGGCTAATGCTATGTATTTAGCAGGGTTTGATGTAAAAGATGTTCACATGACGGATTTAATCTCTGGGCGTGAGAATTTGGAAGATATTCAATTCTTAGGCGCTGTTGGTGGTTTTTCCAACTCAGATGTATTAGGTAGTGCAAAAGGATGGGCCGGAGCTATTAAATATAACGAGAAAGCAAATACGGTCATTAAAAACTTCTTTGCACGACCAGACACTTTATCCGTTGGTATTTGTAATGGTTGCCAGTTGTTTATGGAATTGGATTTGATTAATCCGGAGCACGAGAATCACGGAAAAATGACATATAACGATTCTCACAAGCACGAGAGTAATTTTACCTCTGTAGAAATACAGAAAAACAACTCTGTTATGCTTTCCTCTTTAGAAGGCAGTAAACTGGGTGTTTGGATTTCTCACGGTGAAGGTAAATTTAATTTACCACAAACAGAGGACAAATATGATATTGTAGCCAAGTACGGTTACGAAGGATACCCGGCAAACCCAAATGGTAGTGATTTTAACACTGCTATGCTTTGCGATAAAACAGGTCGTCATTTAGTAACCATGCCGCATATTGAACGTTCTATTTTTCCATGGAATTGGGCACACTACCCTACTGATAGAAATGATGAAGTTTCACCTTGGTTAGAAGCTTTTAAAAATGCTAAAGTTTGGATAGATAACCAGAAGTAA
- a CDS encoding zinc-binding metallopeptidase family protein — MKQRTTLLAVACCLLTLSFTYAKQKKSKKQIEKLKTEVAALVDDNKKLAQVMVDKIFSFSELGFQEVESSKYLTGILAENGFEIENSISGIPTAWFATWSNGEGPTIALGSDVDCIPKASQYPGVAYHKPIVEGAPGHGEGHNSGIPMNITSALAVKKIMERENIGGTLLVWPGIAEELVAAKAWYVRDGRFDDIDMCIFTHVGNNLGVSYGPTRGTGLISVEYSFDGEAAHSAGSPWRGKSALDAAELMNIAWNYKREHLHPLKRSHSIFTDSGDQPNVVPSKAAVWFYFRDIKYEGIMEMYAMANDMAKGAALMTGTTMTSKVLGTAWPRHYNKVIAETMYSNIKEVGLPDWSEADQQLAKAVQKEVNSEKIEGLPLELAELGLPVLEPISGGSDDIGDISWKVPTVTLRYPSNIPGLQGHHWSNAITMATPIAHKGVVAGAKVEAMTIIDFLLKPDLLEGAWDYFNNEQQKETKYRPMISESDLPPIYLNKDKQDQFRSELEKYYYDETKYDTYLEQLGIEYPTLKD, encoded by the coding sequence ATGAAACAAAGAACTACGCTATTAGCAGTCGCATGCTGTTTACTCACCTTAAGCTTTACTTATGCGAAGCAGAAAAAGTCAAAAAAACAAATTGAAAAATTAAAAACCGAAGTAGCGGCGTTGGTCGATGACAACAAAAAGCTTGCTCAGGTTATGGTCGATAAGATTTTTAGCTTTTCAGAACTAGGATTTCAGGAAGTGGAATCTTCTAAATACTTAACTGGAATTTTAGCGGAAAACGGATTTGAAATAGAGAACTCCATTTCTGGTATTCCTACAGCTTGGTTCGCCACTTGGAGTAATGGAGAGGGACCAACAATTGCTTTGGGTAGTGATGTGGATTGTATACCTAAGGCATCTCAATATCCAGGGGTTGCTTATCACAAGCCAATAGTTGAAGGAGCACCGGGTCATGGCGAAGGTCATAATTCCGGTATACCTATGAATATAACTTCGGCCCTTGCGGTAAAGAAAATAATGGAACGCGAAAATATAGGTGGTACCTTACTGGTATGGCCAGGTATTGCAGAAGAGCTAGTGGCTGCTAAAGCATGGTATGTAAGAGATGGGCGTTTTGATGATATTGATATGTGTATTTTTACACATGTTGGTAATAATCTTGGTGTTTCTTATGGACCAACAAGAGGTACGGGATTAATATCTGTAGAATATTCCTTTGATGGTGAAGCGGCTCACTCCGCAGGCTCGCCATGGAGAGGTAAAAGTGCCTTAGATGCTGCAGAGTTAATGAATATTGCTTGGAATTATAAGAGAGAGCATTTACATCCTTTAAAACGTTCACATTCTATTTTTACGGATTCTGGTGATCAACCTAACGTGGTACCGTCAAAAGCGGCGGTATGGTTCTATTTTAGAGATATTAAGTATGAGGGAATTATGGAAATGTACGCTATGGCTAATGATATGGCTAAGGGCGCAGCATTGATGACAGGAACTACAATGACTTCTAAGGTTTTGGGTACGGCATGGCCAAGACATTATAATAAGGTCATTGCAGAAACTATGTATTCCAATATAAAAGAAGTAGGATTGCCAGATTGGTCTGAAGCCGATCAACAACTGGCTAAGGCAGTGCAAAAAGAAGTGAATTCTGAAAAGATAGAAGGTTTACCGCTAGAATTGGCAGAATTAGGACTGCCGGTCTTGGAACCAATTAGTGGGGGGTCAGATGATATAGGCGATATATCTTGGAAGGTACCTACGGTAACGTTGCGATATCCATCTAACATCCCAGGATTGCAAGGGCATCATTGGAGTAACGCCATAACAATGGCAACACCAATTGCCCATAAAGGGGTAGTAGCAGGTGCAAAAGTAGAGGCTATGACTATAATAGACTTTTTATTGAAGCCAGATTTATTAGAAGGTGCTTGGGATTATTTTAATAACGAACAGCAAAAAGAGACAAAGTACCGCCCTATGATTTCTGAAAGCGATTTACCTCCAATTTATTTGAACAAGGATAAGCAAGACCAATTTAGATCAGAATTGGAAAAATACTATTACGACGAAACAAAGTACGATACTTATTTGGAGCAATTGGGTATTGAATATCCTACTTTGAAAGATTAG
- a CDS encoding winged helix-turn-helix transcriptional regulator, whose protein sequence is MAKQNIETQALDYGMEMIGGKWKPIILYHVNKGTNRFNKLFSEIEGINRQMLSKQLKSLERSGILDRTLYGEIPPRVEYTLTPLGKSLLPVVEAITQWGQNQIAETVVISEVVEVNTISEINEEPEIKEVSEIKEVPEVKEAPKAQEIPEVKKDAEIKEAPKVPQNQQLPLF, encoded by the coding sequence ATGGCGAAACAAAATATTGAGACTCAGGCACTTGATTATGGTATGGAAATGATAGGTGGTAAGTGGAAGCCAATTATTCTGTATCACGTTAATAAGGGTACCAATAGATTTAATAAGCTTTTTTCGGAAATCGAAGGCATTAATCGGCAGATGTTAAGCAAGCAATTAAAATCTTTAGAGCGTTCAGGTATTTTGGATCGTACTTTGTACGGTGAAATTCCGCCACGTGTAGAATATACATTGACACCGTTAGGTAAATCACTACTTCCGGTTGTTGAAGCTATAACTCAATGGGGACAGAACCAAATAGCTGAGACGGTAGTAATTTCAGAAGTTGTAGAAGTCAATACAATATCAGAAATAAACGAAGAGCCAGAAATAAAAGAGGTATCAGAAATAAAAGAGGTGCCAGAAGTAAAAGAAGCGCCCAAAGCACAAGAAATTCCGGAGGTTAAAAAAGATGCTGAAATAAAGGAAGCTCCAAAAGTTCCACAAAATCAGCAATTACCACTTTTTTAG